The following proteins are encoded in a genomic region of Coffea eugenioides isolate CCC68of chromosome 6, Ceug_1.0, whole genome shotgun sequence:
- the LOC113774969 gene encoding tropinone reductase homolog At2g29290-like produces MANGEPRISEQRWSLKGQTALVTGGTRGIGHAIVEELAGFGARVHTCSRNQTELNDRLKEWKAKGFQVSGSVCDLLSRTQREELMKTVSSEFDAKLNILVNNAATTKMKRAENSTSEDYSFLMSTNLESSFHLSQLAYPLLKASANGNIVFISSVAGATALPGLSIYSATKGAINQLTKNLACEWAKDNIRVNTVAPWAVRTTVLKPEEADESLLRMFFPLVNRTPLRRIAEANEISPLVAFLCLPAASYITGQVICVDGGFTAGTSGEQD; encoded by the exons ATGGCGAATGGAGAGCCCAGAATCAGTGAGCAGAGATGGTCGCTCAAGGGGCAGACAGCTCTTGTAACCGGGGGCACCAGAGGCATTGG GCATGCCATAGTGGAGGAACTAGCTGGATTTGGTGCCAGAGTACATACGTGTTCCAGGAACCAAACAGAACTCAATGACAGATTAAAGGAATGGAAAGCCAAAGGGTTTCAAGTGAGCGGTTCAGTATGTGACTTGTTATCAAGAACTCAGAGAGAAGAGCTTATGAAGACTGTCTCCTCTGAATTTGATGCCAAGCTCAACATCCTC GTTAACAATGCTGCAACCACGAAAATGAAACGAGCTGAGAATTCTACTTCTGAAGATTATTCATTTTTAATGAGTACCAATCTGGAATCTTCATTTCATCTAAGCCAACTAGCTTATCCACTGCTAAAAGCTTCAGCAAATGGAAATATCGTATTCATCTCCTCTGTAGCTGGTGCCACGGCCCTACCGGGGCTTTCAATTTATTCAGCAACCAAAG GTGCGATTAATCAACTAACCAAGAATTTGGCATGTGAATGGGCAAAGGACAACATTCGTGTCAACACTGTTGCACCATGGGCTGTTCGAACCACAGTTTTGAAACCA GAGGAGGCTGATGAATCACTGTTACGTATGTTTTTCCCTTTGGTGAATCGAACTCCTCTACGTCGAATTGCAGAAGCTAATGAGATTTCACCACTGGTGGCATTCCTTTGTCTTCCTGCTGCTTCATACATTACTGGGCAGGTTATTTGCGTGGATGGAGGATTCACAGCGGGTACTTCCGGGGAACAGGACTAG